A genome region from Mycolicibacterium litorale includes the following:
- a CDS encoding mechanosensitive ion channel family protein → MDTSTLTHVNAAGAWDTFWQGGVGQWLATKGLHIVLVLVFAVVTTRLIRWVAGRISRRLNQADSGDAMVRSETVKHRQAVASVISSVAIAVLYVVVGVDIANQLGLPVGSLVAPAAVLGAAIGFGAQRIVQDLLSGFFIITEKQYGFGDLVDLTVNGGGNARGTVEDVTLRVTKLRTGDGEMFTVPNGQIVKSLNLSKDWARAVVDIPVPKSEDINHVNEVLREVSAAAMRDGDLPDLLLDEPSLMGVESIEVDSVNLRMVARTLPGKQFEVGRRMRALVVAAFRRNGIATPGGQPPVLAGVGADGEGR, encoded by the coding sequence ATGGACACTTCAACGCTCACACACGTGAACGCGGCCGGCGCCTGGGACACCTTCTGGCAGGGTGGCGTCGGTCAGTGGCTGGCCACGAAGGGCCTGCACATCGTGCTGGTCCTGGTCTTCGCGGTGGTCACCACCCGGCTCATCCGCTGGGTCGCGGGCCGGATCAGCCGACGCCTCAACCAGGCCGACAGCGGTGACGCGATGGTTCGTTCGGAGACGGTCAAGCACCGCCAGGCGGTCGCATCGGTGATCTCGTCGGTCGCTATCGCCGTGCTGTACGTGGTGGTCGGCGTGGACATCGCCAATCAGCTCGGCCTGCCGGTCGGCTCGCTGGTGGCGCCTGCCGCGGTGCTCGGTGCCGCGATCGGTTTCGGCGCCCAGCGCATCGTCCAGGATCTGCTCAGCGGGTTCTTCATCATCACCGAGAAGCAGTACGGTTTCGGCGATCTGGTCGACCTGACCGTCAACGGTGGCGGAAACGCCCGGGGCACGGTCGAAGACGTCACGCTGCGGGTCACCAAACTGCGCACCGGTGACGGCGAGATGTTCACCGTCCCCAATGGTCAAATCGTGAAATCGCTGAACCTGTCGAAGGATTGGGCCCGCGCGGTGGTCGACATCCCGGTGCCCAAGTCCGAGGACATCAACCACGTCAACGAGGTGCTGCGCGAGGTCTCGGCCGCCGCGATGCGTGACGGCGATCTGCCCGATCTGCTGCTCGACGAGCCGTCGCTGATGGGTGTGGAGAGCATCGAGGTCGACAGCGTCAACCTGCGGATGGTCGCGCGCACACTGCCGGGCAAGCAGTTCGAGGTGGGCCGCCGGATGCGAGCACTGGTCGTGGCGGCGTTCCGCCGCAACGGCATCGCGACGCCCGGCGGACAGCCGCCCGTCCTGGCCGGTGTCGGCGCCGACGGCGAAGGCCGCTAG
- a CDS encoding SRPBCC family protein, with product MPIVSKTVEVDAPAEAIMAIVADFERFPEWNPEIKGCWILARYDDGRPSQLRLDVEVQGQAGTFITAVYYPAENQIFTMLQQGDHFEKQEQRFSVVPIGATSLLTVDMDVETKLAIPKPMVKKAIGETLDYLADNLKARAEQLSAGSA from the coding sequence ATGCCGATCGTGAGCAAGACCGTCGAGGTCGATGCGCCCGCCGAGGCGATCATGGCGATCGTCGCCGACTTCGAGAGGTTCCCGGAGTGGAACCCGGAGATCAAAGGATGCTGGATCCTCGCGCGTTACGACGATGGACGCCCCAGCCAGTTGCGACTCGACGTCGAGGTGCAGGGCCAGGCCGGCACGTTCATCACGGCGGTGTACTACCCCGCGGAGAACCAGATCTTCACGATGCTGCAGCAGGGCGACCACTTCGAGAAGCAGGAGCAGAGGTTCTCGGTGGTGCCGATCGGGGCGACGTCGCTGCTGACCGTCGACATGGACGTCGAGACGAAGCTCGCGATCCCGAAGCCGATGGTGAAGAAGGCGATCGGGGAGACGCTGGACTATCTGGCCGACAACCTCAAGGCCCGGGCCGAACAGTTGAGCGCGGGTAGCGCCTAG
- the fadD5 gene encoding fatty-acid--CoA ligase FadD5: MEPPPLTPEPSASEQPYLARRQNWTNQLSRHALMQPGATALRFMGRTTTWGELDQRVTKLAGALSRRGIGFGDRVLILMLNRTEFIESFLAANKLGAIAVPVNFRMTPPEIAFLVSDCAARVVVTEAVLAPVATAVRDLDPTLETVIVAGGATESASDKPVLGYDDLIAEPGEAPAPVDIPNDSPALIMYTSGTTGRPKGAVLTHVNIAGQAMTFLFTNGVDLNHDVGFIGVPLFHIAGIGNMIVGLLLGRPTVLYPLGAFDPGALLDVLAEEQVTGIFLVPAQWQAVCAAQRANPRDLKLRVLSWGAAPASDTLLRDMAETFPGAQILAAFGQTEMSPVTCMLLGEDALRKLGSVGKVIPTVSARIVDEDMNDVPIGQVGEIVYRAPTLMAGYWNNPKATAEAFAGGWFHSGDLVRQDEEGYIWVVDRKKDMIISGGENIYCAEIENVLAAHPAIAEVAVIGRPHEKWGEVPVAVVAVDPAGRQQGLSLADLDDFLTERLARYKHPKALEIVEALPRNPAGKVLKTELRQRYAGNQPIDAGESSTAATPSGARSDS; the protein is encoded by the coding sequence ATGGAGCCACCGCCGTTGACCCCCGAGCCCAGCGCCTCTGAGCAGCCGTATCTCGCACGCAGGCAGAACTGGACCAACCAGCTCTCTCGCCACGCCCTGATGCAGCCCGGGGCCACCGCGCTGCGCTTCATGGGCCGGACCACCACCTGGGGCGAGCTCGACCAGCGCGTCACCAAGCTCGCCGGCGCCCTGAGCCGCCGCGGCATCGGCTTCGGCGACCGGGTGCTCATCCTCATGCTCAACCGCACCGAGTTCATCGAGTCGTTCCTCGCGGCCAACAAACTCGGCGCGATCGCCGTGCCCGTGAACTTCCGCATGACCCCGCCCGAGATCGCGTTCCTGGTCAGCGACTGCGCCGCCCGGGTGGTCGTCACCGAAGCCGTCCTGGCCCCCGTCGCCACAGCCGTCCGAGACCTCGATCCCACGCTCGAGACCGTGATCGTCGCCGGCGGCGCCACCGAGTCCGCCTCCGATAAACCGGTCCTGGGTTATGACGACCTGATCGCCGAACCCGGTGAGGCGCCCGCCCCGGTCGACATCCCCAACGATTCGCCCGCGCTGATCATGTACACCTCGGGCACGACCGGGCGCCCGAAGGGCGCGGTCCTCACCCACGTCAACATCGCCGGGCAGGCGATGACATTCCTCTTCACCAACGGTGTGGACCTCAACCACGACGTCGGCTTCATCGGCGTCCCGCTGTTCCACATCGCCGGGATCGGCAACATGATCGTCGGCCTGCTCCTCGGCCGGCCGACCGTCCTCTACCCGCTGGGCGCGTTCGACCCCGGCGCCCTGCTCGACGTGCTCGCCGAAGAACAGGTGACCGGCATCTTCCTGGTCCCCGCTCAGTGGCAGGCGGTGTGCGCGGCGCAGCGGGCCAATCCGCGCGACCTCAAGCTGCGGGTGCTGTCCTGGGGCGCCGCCCCGGCATCGGACACCCTGCTGCGCGACATGGCCGAGACGTTCCCCGGCGCGCAGATCCTCGCCGCGTTCGGCCAGACGGAGATGTCTCCGGTGACCTGCATGCTCCTGGGCGAGGACGCACTGCGCAAACTCGGCTCCGTGGGCAAGGTCATCCCCACGGTCTCCGCGCGCATCGTCGACGAGGACATGAACGACGTGCCGATCGGTCAGGTCGGCGAGATCGTCTACCGCGCGCCGACCCTGATGGCCGGCTACTGGAACAACCCGAAAGCCACCGCCGAGGCGTTCGCGGGCGGCTGGTTCCACTCCGGCGACCTGGTCCGCCAGGACGAGGAGGGCTACATCTGGGTCGTCGACCGCAAGAAGGACATGATCATCTCCGGCGGGGAGAACATCTACTGCGCCGAGATCGAGAACGTGCTCGCCGCGCACCCCGCCATCGCCGAGGTGGCCGTCATCGGACGGCCCCACGAGAAGTGGGGTGAGGTCCCGGTCGCCGTCGTCGCCGTGGACCCCGCGGGGAGGCAGCAGGGGCTGTCGCTGGCCGATCTCGACGATTTCCTGACCGAGCGGCTTGCCCGGTACAAACATCCGAAGGCCCTCGAGATCGTCGAGGCGCTCCCCCGCAACCCTGCGGGCAAGGTCCTCAAAACGGAGCTACGGCAGCGCTACGCCGGCAACCAGCCGATTGACGCTGGCGAAAGTTCCACTGCCGCAACGCCTTCGGGCGCTCGGTCGGACAGTTAG
- a CDS encoding alcohol dehydrogenase catalytic domain-containing protein, producing MTIRGAVLEEIGRPRPFTESAPLSVSELQLDPPGPDELLIRIEAAGLCHSDLSVVDGNRVRPVPMLLGHEAAGVVEEVGPGGSDLAIGQRVVMTFLPRCGHCAACATDGLTPCEPGTAANSAGTLMHGDIRLHRDGQPVHHHLGVSGFATHAVVDRHSVVPVDAEVPPVVASLLGCAVLTGGGAVLNVGKPRPGQTVMVVGLGGVGMAAMITAMAYDGVDVVGIDQLEDKLDRARSMGINAAYTPEEAAERNVKADVVIEAVGHPAALETAVAHTAPGGRTITVGLPRPDARVTLSPLRFVAEGRSLIGSYLGSAVPARDIPRFVELWRNGRLPVETLVSSTISLDDINSGMDRLAEGKAVRQVIEFD from the coding sequence ATGACGATCCGCGGCGCCGTCCTCGAGGAGATCGGCCGGCCGCGACCCTTCACCGAGTCCGCACCGCTGTCGGTCTCCGAGTTGCAGCTCGACCCGCCCGGCCCCGACGAACTGCTCATCCGCATCGAGGCCGCGGGACTGTGCCACTCGGACCTGTCGGTCGTCGACGGCAACCGGGTGCGGCCGGTTCCCATGCTGCTCGGCCACGAAGCCGCCGGTGTCGTCGAAGAGGTTGGTCCCGGCGGTTCGGACCTCGCGATCGGGCAGCGCGTCGTCATGACGTTCCTGCCCCGATGCGGCCACTGCGCGGCGTGCGCCACCGACGGCCTGACCCCCTGCGAACCCGGCACCGCCGCCAACAGCGCGGGCACCCTCATGCACGGCGACATCCGGCTGCACCGCGACGGTCAACCCGTGCACCACCACCTCGGCGTCTCCGGATTCGCCACCCACGCGGTGGTGGACCGGCATTCGGTGGTGCCCGTCGACGCCGAGGTGCCGCCGGTGGTCGCCTCCCTGCTGGGCTGCGCGGTGCTCACCGGCGGCGGCGCGGTGCTCAACGTCGGTAAACCGCGACCCGGTCAGACCGTGATGGTCGTGGGGCTCGGCGGCGTCGGGATGGCGGCGATGATCACCGCCATGGCCTACGACGGCGTGGACGTCGTCGGAATCGACCAGCTGGAGGACAAACTCGACCGCGCCCGCTCGATGGGCATCAACGCCGCCTACACCCCCGAGGAGGCCGCCGAACGCAACGTCAAGGCCGACGTGGTGATCGAAGCGGTCGGGCACCCCGCCGCGCTGGAGACCGCGGTCGCGCACACCGCCCCCGGCGGCCGCACGATCACCGTCGGCCTCCCCCGACCGGACGCACGAGTTACGCTGTCGCCGTTGAGATTCGTCGCCGAGGGCCGATCCCTGATCGGCAGCTACCTGGGTTCGGCGGTGCCTGCGCGAGACATCCCACGCTTCGTGGAACTGTGGCGGAACGGGCGACTTCCGGTGGAAACCCTTGTCTCGTCGACGATCTCGCTCGACGACATCAACAGTGGCATGGACCGCCTCGCCGAGGGCAAGGCGGTCCGCCAGGTGATCGAGTTCGACTAG
- a CDS encoding MlaE family ABC transporter permease, with amino-acid sequence MTASSGGLTGYVRDQVRPGLEAVGGFVRMCVLTGKALFRPPFQWREFILQAWFLFRVSFLPTVAVSVPLTVLIIFTLNILLAEFGAADVSGAGAALGAVTQLGPLVTVLVVAGAGSTAICADLGARTIREEIDALEVLGIDPIHRLVVPRVVASTFVALLLNGAVITIGLVGGFIFGVYIQNVSAGAYVSTLTLVTGLPEVLISVVKATTFGLIAGLVGCYRGLTVGGGAKGVGTGVNETLVLCVVALFAVNVVLTTIGVRFGTGR; translated from the coding sequence GTGACCGCCTCCAGTGGCGGGCTGACAGGATACGTACGCGATCAGGTGAGGCCCGGGCTCGAGGCCGTCGGCGGCTTCGTGCGCATGTGCGTGCTCACCGGCAAGGCGCTGTTCCGGCCGCCCTTCCAATGGCGCGAGTTCATCCTGCAGGCCTGGTTCCTGTTCCGGGTGTCCTTCCTGCCCACGGTCGCGGTGTCCGTCCCGCTGACCGTGCTGATCATCTTCACGCTGAACATCCTGCTCGCGGAGTTCGGCGCCGCCGACGTCTCCGGTGCCGGTGCCGCGCTCGGCGCGGTCACCCAGCTCGGACCGTTGGTCACGGTGCTGGTGGTGGCCGGTGCGGGCTCCACCGCGATCTGCGCCGACCTCGGCGCCCGCACCATCCGCGAGGAGATCGACGCCCTCGAGGTGCTCGGCATCGACCCGATCCACCGCCTGGTGGTCCCGCGCGTCGTCGCCTCCACCTTCGTCGCGCTGCTGCTCAACGGCGCGGTCATCACGATCGGCCTGGTCGGCGGCTTCATCTTCGGCGTCTACATCCAGAACGTCTCGGCGGGCGCCTACGTCTCCACGCTGACGCTGGTGACCGGCCTGCCCGAGGTGCTGATCTCGGTCGTCAAGGCCACCACGTTCGGCCTGATCGCCGGCCTGGTCGGCTGCTACCGCGGCCTGACCGTCGGCGGCGGCGCCAAGGGCGTCGGCACCGGCGTGAACGAGACCCTGGTCCTCTGCGTGGTCGCGCTGTTCGCGGTCAACGTCGTGCTGACGACCATCGGCGTGCGGTTCGGAACGGGGCGCTGA
- a CDS encoding GntR family transcriptional regulator has translation MNAPVRSRPAKRRTSRREQLSDEVAAHLRAEIMTGALRPGTFIRLDETAAQLGVSITPVREALRTLRGEGMVQLEPHRGHVVVPMTRGDIEDIFWLQATIAEKLALSAAERFTEPQIQELERLNDALAEAVAHHDPEEVAFAEFAFHRAFNHASGRIKLAWFLLHVARYLPPLLYATDPSWGAEAVASHRELIAALRRRDADTVVRLTTGQFIDGAQRLIARLEQIGLWDEKVR, from the coding sequence GTGAACGCGCCCGTGAGATCACGTCCGGCGAAGCGGCGTACCAGCCGTCGTGAACAGCTCTCCGATGAGGTGGCGGCGCATCTGCGCGCGGAGATCATGACCGGGGCGCTGCGGCCGGGGACGTTCATCCGGCTCGACGAGACCGCCGCGCAGTTGGGGGTGAGCATCACGCCGGTGCGCGAGGCACTGCGCACGCTGCGCGGTGAGGGGATGGTGCAGCTCGAACCGCACCGCGGACATGTCGTGGTGCCGATGACGCGTGGCGACATCGAGGACATCTTCTGGCTGCAGGCGACGATCGCGGAGAAACTGGCGTTGTCGGCGGCCGAGCGCTTCACCGAACCGCAGATCCAGGAACTCGAACGGTTGAACGATGCGCTGGCCGAGGCGGTGGCACACCACGATCCCGAGGAGGTGGCGTTCGCCGAGTTCGCGTTCCACCGCGCGTTCAACCACGCCTCCGGCCGGATCAAGTTGGCGTGGTTCCTTCTCCATGTGGCGCGGTACCTGCCGCCGCTGCTGTACGCGACGGATCCGAGCTGGGGCGCCGAAGCGGTGGCCAGTCACCGGGAGTTGATCGCGGCGCTGCGGCGCCGGGACGCGGACACGGTGGTCCGATTGACGACCGGACAGTTCATCGACGGTGCACAGCGGCTGATCGCGCGGCTGGAGCAGATCGGGCTCTGGGACGAGAAGGTGCGGTGA
- a CDS encoding MlaE family ABC transporter permease yields the protein MATTSQANTSTGTVLRQRFPRGYARAEKLVAAPSRGLDSVGHVAWFVVTAVGSIGHALRYYRKEVLRLIAEIGMGTGAMAVIGGTVAIVGFVTLSGGSLIAIQGFASLGNIGVEAFTGFFAALVNVRIAAPVVSGQALAATVGAGATAELGAMRISEEIDALEVMGIKSISYLVSTRIMAGFIVIIPLYAMAIIMSFLSAQVTTTLFYGQSTGTYEHYFRTFLRPDDVAWSFVQAIVISIIVMLNHCYYGYFASGGPVGVGEAVGRSMRASLIAIVLVVLLASLALYGTDPNFNLTV from the coding sequence ATGGCAACCACATCTCAGGCGAACACCAGCACCGGAACCGTCCTCCGGCAGCGCTTCCCCCGTGGCTACGCCCGGGCCGAGAAGCTCGTCGCCGCGCCGTCGCGCGGTCTGGACAGCGTCGGCCACGTCGCCTGGTTCGTCGTCACCGCCGTCGGCTCGATCGGCCACGCGCTGCGGTACTACCGCAAGGAAGTGCTCCGGCTGATCGCCGAGATCGGCATGGGCACCGGCGCGATGGCCGTCATCGGCGGCACCGTCGCGATCGTCGGTTTCGTCACCCTCTCCGGTGGCTCGCTGATCGCCATCCAGGGCTTCGCCTCCCTGGGCAACATCGGTGTGGAGGCGTTCACCGGCTTCTTCGCCGCACTGGTCAACGTGCGTATCGCCGCACCCGTGGTGTCCGGTCAGGCGCTGGCAGCCACCGTCGGCGCGGGGGCGACCGCCGAACTCGGCGCCATGCGCATCAGCGAGGAGATCGACGCCCTCGAGGTGATGGGCATCAAGTCCATCTCGTACCTCGTCTCCACCCGCATCATGGCCGGCTTCATCGTGATCATCCCGCTGTACGCGATGGCGATCATCATGAGCTTCCTGTCAGCGCAGGTCACCACGACGCTTTTCTACGGGCAGTCGACCGGCACCTACGAGCACTACTTCCGAACGTTCCTACGACCCGACGACGTCGCGTGGTCGTTCGTGCAGGCGATCGTCATCTCGATCATCGTCATGCTCAACCACTGCTACTACGGCTACTTCGCCAGCGGCGGCCCGGTGGGCGTCGGTGAGGCGGTCGGCCGGTCGATGCGGGCTTCGCTGATCGCGATCGTGCTGGTGGTCCTGTTGGCCTCGTTGGCGC
- a CDS encoding acyl-CoA thioesterase codes for MPAHTERRPTGPDFPVHWPVLTRWTDNDMFGHLNNAVYYALFDTAINGWINTTVGIDPVTAPWLGVVAESGCQYFAELKFPDPLVVGLAVTRLGNSSVTYRLALFERDATEVAAVGHWVHVYVDRENRRPVPIPEAIRSLLEKARVE; via the coding sequence ATGCCCGCCCACACTGAACGCCGGCCGACCGGCCCCGACTTCCCCGTGCACTGGCCGGTGCTGACCCGGTGGACCGACAACGACATGTTCGGTCACCTCAACAACGCCGTCTATTACGCGCTGTTCGACACCGCGATCAACGGGTGGATCAACACCACGGTGGGCATCGACCCGGTGACCGCGCCGTGGCTGGGCGTGGTGGCGGAATCGGGCTGCCAGTACTTCGCGGAGCTGAAGTTCCCCGACCCGCTGGTGGTGGGGCTGGCGGTGACGCGGCTCGGCAACAGCAGCGTCACCTACCGGTTGGCCTTGTTCGAGCGGGACGCGACGGAGGTCGCCGCCGTCGGGCACTGGGTGCACGTGTACGTCGACCGGGAGAACCGGCGTCCCGTCCCGATACCGGAGGCGATCAGGTCGCTGCTGGAGAAGGCGCGGGTGGAGTAG